The following DNA comes from cyanobiont of Ornithocercus magnificus.
ACCCTTGACGAGACTCTCCGGGAAGCAGGTCTTCAACGCTGTCGTAGTCTTGTAGCAGCGCTTCCGAGCAATGCTGCTAATCTCTATGTTGTCCTTAGTGCCCGAGAATTAGCGCCGCGATGTCGTCTGATTGCCCGTGCCGACAGTGAGGAATCGGCAGCAAAACTGAAGTTGGCAGGTGCAACAGCTGTCGTTAGCCCTTACGTAGCCGGTGGGCGAGTTATGGCAGCAACAGCACTCCGACCGCTAGCAGTAGGTTTTATGGACCTTCTCGCTGGTTCAGACTGCGAGATAGAAGAATTCAGGCTTAGTCACAACCCTAGGTTGGTGTCCCATCTTAGCTATCATAGCCTTGCTGAGCTAGAACTGAGGCGGCGCAGTGGCGCTATGGTACTTGCAGTCCGCGACGGAGATTCACTAATTGCCAACCCTGGCAGTGAAGTTCAGTTACGTCCTGGACAATTGCTGGTGGCTCTTGGTAGCAGGTCACAGCTTGATCGCTTCCGGGAGCTTCTAGGCGAGGCACTCGACATGCGCGAGACAATGGCAGGTTAAGTAAGGTTCTGCAGTCCTTTGGCTACGATCCACACACGCAGCAGACAGCAGAA
Coding sequences within:
- a CDS encoding potassium channel, VIC family protein; this encodes MGSRWWENLRRPVPKSAHLQILARPWRVPVLAIAIVVTSGAAGYRLTEGWDWGDCLWMVVITISTIGYSEVHTLTTAGRIVTVFTIAGGIIVVQLTIQRVLGMSESGYFRQLRDLRFQRLLQCMHSHVILCGYGRIGREIADQIQREGANILVVESNPERVSAAKECGLKVLQADATLDETLREAGLQRCRSLVAALPSNAANLYVVLSARELAPRCRLIARADSEESAAKLKLAGATAVVSPYVAGGRVMAATALRPLAVGFMDLLAGSDCEIEEFRLSHNPRLVSHLSYHSLAELELRRRSGAMVLAVRDGDSLIANPGSEVQLRPGQLLVALGSRSQLDRFRELLGEALDMRETMAG